One region of Acropora muricata isolate sample 2 chromosome 13, ASM3666990v1, whole genome shotgun sequence genomic DNA includes:
- the LOC136895003 gene encoding uncharacterized protein — protein sequence METKEKDNQVNDPIVVRTLKHSPDANENIPNRSAGTSFHTPSRLDVNTPLVHRDIIQSARSSESEHHFNSQIWRIQEENAEIQKTQVELLRRMTVPVPKPPVFDGNILEYPKWENAFDALIEDQVGRPNYKLYYLGEYTRGAAQKTISGLLGLRSEDAYKRARKTLKERFGNQFRIYEAYRDKLRNWTPCVTSADLQEFSDFLTMTQETMKSVKYLKELESYSTIRELAARLPIFYGNKWREIAKKLEVRCGEYSFANFVEFTQEASIDANHPVFSHDALTSTRKELENERKPSVDKIRRNPERKERKNRHGISLSTTGSEPSRKNPPDVSLCVLCKGEHGLSTCKNLLEKPLKERLELCMSSGICFPCLSEGHTARQCKRKAQCDVCKKAHATALHRFPAEERREESKQETIRATNNCVNCSEITTSMILPVWIHHKNDPDRRVKVYAVLDDQSDTCFVTDDVIDTLTGPVIQLELGTMHAIEKIDTQRIDDLVVSRFDGKVNIPLPKAYTRTNIPGQRGQITRPETARKYDHLEKIAGEIPPYEEYLSIGLLIGNNCVRALKPRSILPGRSNDPYAIRTTLGWGVVGARNQRNYENEIEMTAGCHRIATREISSNEASIGKFVPLMRCKEIMAPSAIKKMFEQDFSEPQATRNTLKYVYIS from the coding sequence ATGGAGACTAAGGAAAAGGATAATCAAGTTAATGATCCTATTGTTGTCAGAACGTTGAAGCATTCACCAGACGCGAACGAAAATATCCCAAATAGAAGCGCAGGAACATCGTTCCACACTCCCTCGCGACTTGATGTCAACACGCCCCTTGTTCATCGCGATATCATCCAATCAGCGAGGAGTTCAGAATCAGAACATCACTTCAATTCCCAAATTTGGCGCATCCAGGAAGAAAACGCAGAAATACAGAAGACGCAAGTCGAATTATTGCGAAGGATGACGGTTCCAGTCCCCAAGCCTCCAGTTTTCGACGGAAACATATTAGAGTACCCAAAATGGGAAAACGCGTTTGATGCACTGATCGAAGATCAAGTTGGTCGCCCCAACTACAAGCTTTACTATTTAGGCGAATACACGCGTGGAGCAGCGCAAAAAACGATCAGCGGACTGTTGGGATTGCGAAGCGAAGACGCTTACAAGAGAGCAAGAAAAACCCTGAAAGAACGCTTCGGAAACCAGTTCAGAATTTATGAAGCATACAGGGACAAGCTGAGAAACTGGACGCCGTGTGTAACAAGCGCAGACCTGCAAGAATTCAGCGATTTTCTGACCATGACGCAAGAAACGATGAAATCCGTGAAGTACTTAAAGGAGCTCGAAAGTTACTCCACAATACGAGAACTCGCAGCCCGCTTGCCCATCTTCTACGGCAATAAGTGGAGAGAAATCGCAAAGAAACTAGAGGTGAGGTGTGGTGAATACTCCTTTGCAAACTTCGTTGAGTTTACGCAAGAAGCATCCATAGACGCCAATCACCCTGTGTTTTCCCATGATGCTTTAACTTCAACGAGAAAGGAATTGGAAAACGAGAGAAAACCTTCTGTGGATAAGATAAGGCGTAATCccgaaagaaaggaaaggaagaatCGACATGGCATCTCTTTAAGTACCACGGGCAGTGAGCCGTCACGCAAGAATCCCCCGGACGTGAGTTTGTGCGTGCTGTGTAAGGGAGAACACGGTCTATCCACCTGCAAGAACTTGTTGGAAAAGCCACTAAAAGAAAGACTAGAACTTTGCATGTCAAGTGGAATATGCTTCCCCTGCCTTAGTGAAGGTCACACAGCTCGACAATGCAAACGAAAAGCCCAGTGCGACGTGTGTAAGAAGGCACACGCAACTGCCCTCCATCGCTTCCCAGCCGAAGAGAGAAGAGAAGAAAGCAAACAGGAAACCATCAGAGCAACGAACAATTGTGTGAACTGTAGTGAAATTACAACCTCCATGATCCTTCCGGTGTGGATCCATCATAAGAATGACCCAGATCGCCGGGTAAAGGTTTATGCTGTGCTGGATGACCAGAGTGATACCTGTTTCGTCACCGATGACGTAATAGACACGCTTACTGGTCCTGTCATCCAGCTAGAACTGGGCACCATGCACGCCATAGAGAAAATCGACACACAAAGAATCGACGACCTGGTAGTATCACGATTTGACGGTAAAGTAAACATACCCCTCCCTAAGGCGTACACAAGAACAAATATACCAGGTCAGCGCGGACAAATTACTCGCCCGGAAACCGCCCGCAAGTACGACCACTTAGAGAAAATTGCCGGAGAGATTCCGCCATACGAAGAGTATTTAAGCATCGGCTTACTGATTGGCAACAATTGCGTTCGTGCCTTAAAACCAAGATCAATACTTCCTGGAAGGTCAAACGACCCTTACGCCATACGCACGACGTTGGGCTGGGGAGTAGTAGGAGCCAGAAATcaaagaaattacgaaaatgaAATCGAGATGACAGCTGGATGCCATCGCATCGCTACGCGAGAGATTTCAAGCAACGAAGCCTCGATTGGCAAGTTTGTCCCTCTGATGAGATGTAAAGAGATAATGGCACCTTCGGCCATCAAGAAAATGTTCGAGCAGGACTTTTCCGAGCCTCAAGCAACAAGAAACACGCTGAAGTACGTTTACATCAGCTAG